One genomic segment of uncultured Desulfobacter sp. includes these proteins:
- the glgB gene encoding 1,4-alpha-glucan branching protein GlgB, whose translation MSTQDHSISRHKTLIPSDISLLSDDDVFLFNEGSHFCLYDKLGAHPMKVDGQDGFYFAVWAPNAQAISVMGSFNHWDKELHPLAPRQSSGIWDGFIPGIRSGTTYKYHIRSNQENYQVDKTDPFAFYTELSPQTASVTWDLAHEWKDAAWMESRGSIDVKSAPMSIYEMHLGSWMRIPEEENRFPTYRELAQKLPDYLVKMGFTHVEFLPVMEHPFYGSWGYQCLGYFAPSSRFGTPQDFMYLVEQLHQKNIGVILDWVPSHFPSDEHGLGYFDGTHLFEHEDPRKGFHPDWKSLIFNYGRNEVICYLISSAQFWLENYHIDGFRVDAVASMLYLDYSRKPGEWVPNKFGSRENLEAVDFLKLFNEVLHANFPGTITIAEESTDWPMVSRPVHLGGLGFDMKWDMGWMHDTLAYMSMDPIHRSFHHDTLTFRMIYAFKENYVLPLSHDEVVHGKGALLEKMPGDDWQKFANLRLLFGYMYAQPAKKLIFMGGEIGQVREWNHDSSLDWHLLENPLNKGLQRWIEDLNQFYRRTPSMHSGDFSPEGFQWIDCHDVQQSTLSFLRSGGSSADEIIAVCNFTPIPRPNYRLGVSADGFWKECLNSDAKEYGGSNQGSLGQIEASPVPSHGRSFSLNLVLPPLGIVFLQKMQLEQDAL comes from the coding sequence ATGTCCACTCAAGACCACAGCATATCCAGGCATAAAACGCTGATACCCAGCGACATCAGCCTGTTGAGCGACGATGATGTCTTTTTGTTCAATGAAGGCAGCCATTTTTGTCTGTACGACAAGCTGGGTGCCCATCCCATGAAAGTTGATGGGCAGGACGGATTCTATTTCGCGGTGTGGGCACCCAATGCCCAGGCGATTTCTGTCATGGGATCCTTCAACCACTGGGACAAGGAGTTGCATCCCTTGGCCCCCAGGCAAAGTTCGGGTATCTGGGACGGATTTATTCCCGGCATCCGGTCCGGAACCACTTATAAATACCATATTCGTTCCAACCAGGAAAACTATCAGGTAGATAAGACCGACCCCTTCGCTTTTTACACCGAATTGTCCCCCCAGACCGCCTCGGTGACCTGGGATCTGGCCCATGAATGGAAAGATGCCGCCTGGATGGAAAGCCGCGGTTCTATTGACGTAAAATCTGCACCCATGTCCATCTATGAAATGCACCTGGGCTCCTGGATGCGGATACCTGAGGAGGAAAACCGGTTTCCAACTTACCGGGAACTGGCGCAAAAACTGCCGGATTACCTGGTGAAGATGGGGTTTACCCATGTGGAGTTTCTGCCGGTCATGGAACATCCCTTTTACGGTAGCTGGGGATACCAGTGTCTGGGCTATTTCGCCCCCAGCAGCCGTTTTGGCACGCCCCAGGATTTCATGTATCTGGTGGAACAGCTGCACCAGAAGAACATCGGTGTAATTCTGGACTGGGTGCCCTCTCATTTTCCCAGTGATGAACACGGGCTGGGATATTTTGACGGCACCCATCTGTTTGAACACGAAGATCCGCGCAAGGGGTTTCATCCTGACTGGAAAAGTCTGATTTTCAACTATGGCCGCAATGAGGTTATTTGCTATCTCATCAGCAGTGCCCAGTTCTGGCTGGAAAACTATCACATTGACGGCTTCAGGGTGGATGCGGTTGCCTCAATGCTTTATCTGGACTATTCCCGCAAGCCGGGTGAGTGGGTCCCCAACAAATTCGGGAGCAGGGAAAACCTTGAAGCCGTTGACTTTCTGAAGCTGTTCAATGAGGTGCTTCATGCCAATTTTCCCGGGACAATCACCATAGCTGAAGAATCTACTGACTGGCCCATGGTTTCCAGGCCGGTGCATCTGGGCGGGCTGGGATTTGATATGAAGTGGGACATGGGATGGATGCACGACACCCTGGCGTACATGTCCATGGATCCCATCCACCGCAGCTTTCATCATGACACACTGACGTTTCGGATGATATATGCCTTTAAAGAAAATTATGTGCTCCCTTTGTCCCACGATGAGGTTGTCCACGGCAAGGGGGCTTTGCTGGAAAAAATGCCGGGTGACGACTGGCAAAAATTTGCCAATCTGCGTCTGCTTTTTGGATATATGTATGCCCAGCCGGCCAAAAAACTTATTTTCATGGGGGGCGAGATCGGCCAGGTCCGGGAATGGAACCATGACAGCAGCCTGGACTGGCATTTGCTGGAAAATCCTCTCAACAAGGGGCTTCAGCGCTGGATCGAAGATCTGAACCAGTTTTACCGGCGCACCCCGTCAATGCACTCAGGTGATTTTTCCCCCGAGGGGTTCCAATGGATCGACTGCCATGATGTGCAGCAATCCACCCTCAGCTTTTTACGGTCCGGTGGATCATCAGCAGATGAAATTATTGCTGTATGTAATTTCACGCCAATACCCCGACCCAATTATCGGCTGGGGGTTTCCGCAGATGGGTTCTGGAAAGAATGCCTCAACAGTGATGCCAAAGAATACGGGGGCAGCAACCAGGGCAGCCTGGGACAGATTGAGGCCTCCCCGGTGCCATCCCACGGGCGTTCCTTTTCCCTGAACCTGGTGCTGCCGCCCCTGGGCATCGTTTTCCTGCAGAAAATGCAATTGGAACAGGATGCCCTTTAA
- the hflK gene encoding FtsH protease activity modulator HflK, which yields MTEQNHPPGESKPALNDVLKEILQQFNRFKGGPILILVLGVMVVVLWTSWFTVQPEETGIVQRFGKVMRTAGPGLHFKLPYGIEKVRLMPTARVLKEEFGFQTVSVSTVPGQKTRYDTSGNYKDESLMLTGDLNVIDVQWIVQYRIEDPIRYLFQVRDTSKTIRDTSEAVMRRAVGNRLGSDVLTTGRVAVASEAKIEIQKILTAYNSGVRLVTVELQDVTPPDTVKPAFNEVNESRQDKEQTINKAQEQANREIPKARGVATQSISEAEGYALERVNRAKGEAHRFEAILGQYEQAPQVTRRRLYLEAMTDFLSDMKGVYIVDKDQKAMVPWLPLESSGQPSAQGRKP from the coding sequence ATGACTGAACAGAATCACCCCCCGGGGGAATCTAAACCGGCGTTGAATGACGTGCTGAAAGAGATTTTACAGCAGTTTAATAGATTCAAAGGCGGTCCGATCCTTATCCTTGTCCTCGGCGTGATGGTGGTGGTCCTATGGACTTCATGGTTCACCGTTCAACCGGAGGAAACAGGGATTGTACAGCGCTTTGGCAAGGTCATGCGCACGGCCGGTCCTGGATTGCATTTCAAATTGCCTTATGGTATCGAAAAGGTCCGTCTGATGCCCACGGCTCGGGTGCTAAAAGAAGAATTCGGGTTTCAGACGGTCTCGGTTTCCACCGTTCCCGGTCAAAAAACCCGCTATGATACGAGCGGTAACTACAAGGACGAATCGCTGATGCTCACCGGGGATTTGAACGTCATAGATGTTCAGTGGATCGTCCAGTACCGTATCGAAGACCCGATCCGCTACCTGTTTCAGGTCCGTGACACTTCAAAAACAATCCGTGACACCAGCGAGGCGGTCATGCGCCGCGCGGTCGGCAACCGTCTGGGCAGTGATGTGCTGACCACCGGACGGGTGGCGGTGGCCAGTGAAGCCAAAATCGAAATCCAGAAAATTCTGACGGCCTATAATTCCGGTGTGCGACTGGTTACCGTTGAACTTCAGGATGTGACTCCTCCGGATACGGTAAAACCGGCCTTTAATGAAGTCAACGAATCGCGTCAGGATAAAGAACAAACGATCAATAAAGCCCAGGAACAGGCCAACCGGGAAATTCCCAAAGCCCGGGGGGTGGCGACCCAAAGCATCAGTGAGGCCGAAGGTTATGCTCTGGAACGCGTAAACCGGGCCAAAGGTGAGGCCCATCGTTTCGAGGCCATTTTAGGACAATACGAACAGGCGCCGCAGGTTACGCGTCGACGGCTGTATCTGGAGGCCATGACCGATTTCCTGTCAGACATGAAAGGCGTTTATATCGTGGATAAGGACCAGAAGGCCATGGTGCCCTGGCTCCCATTGGAATCCAGTGGGCAACCATCCGCACAAGGGAGGAAACCATGA
- the treY gene encoding malto-oligosyltrehalose synthase — protein sequence MKPEPFATYRLQMHPRFDFDQATNIVPYLYDLGISHLYTSPYLQAAAGSTHGYDIVDPTQVNEELGGTRAHAFLCETLGAAGLGHMIDVVPNHMAVAGRRNAWWWHMLENGPSSRFAAFFDVDWNNGSNRWPGKILLPVLEDHYGRILGDGQLRLSYADERVTLHYHDHVFPVTQASVAQLLSKAGESCGSDDTVIAAEIERLNRDPDALDLLINQQHYRLAFWRMANTDLGYRRFFDIRDLAGIRVEDMTVFTAVHELPLAWVHKGWVQGLRIDHPDGLWDPAQYFYRLQKTFPNAWVVVEKILEPGETLPSNWSVAGTTGYDFMNLAGGLLINSENADALTQCYAEFTGIQTNFYTLVHDCKRLVLSLLLGSEIKRLTTLFERICERHRCHRDYSQQQLREALFETAVHFPVYRSYVSAAMNMVSQKDEHYVDKAIEGAIRARTDLDPELFSFLRDLLLLQTQGDLEAELAMRFQQLTGPAMAKGVEDTAFYRYHRLICLNEVGGDPGRFGVDLRLFHGSCARAQTEHSLGLLASTTHDTKRSEDVRARLALLSEIPEQWADAVCRWAGHNKRHRTGKFPDRNTEYLLYQTLVGAWPIDLKRISAYMQKAVKEAKAHTSWTTQNQPYEVGLADFIAAVMADKTFCNDLESFVADLILPGRINSLAQTLIKLTAPGVPDIYQGTELWNLSLVDPDNRRPVDFALRRRLLKELPQIFSEEILAGMDMGLPKLWVIRQVLHLRRRHPELFGPQAAYHPLYATGKKAEHLVAFIRGKSVISLAPRLVVGLNNDWEDTILELPRGKWHNILTEDATAGGPVRLKELLHRFPVGLLIQRK from the coding sequence ATGAAACCTGAACCTTTTGCAACCTATCGGCTACAGATGCATCCCAGGTTCGATTTTGATCAGGCCACAAATATTGTACCCTATCTATATGATCTCGGAATCAGCCATCTGTATACGTCTCCATACCTCCAGGCGGCCGCCGGCAGTACCCACGGATATGATATTGTGGATCCCACACAGGTAAATGAGGAACTGGGGGGTACCCGGGCCCATGCCTTTTTGTGTGAGACCTTGGGTGCAGCCGGGCTTGGTCACATGATTGATGTGGTGCCGAATCATATGGCCGTTGCAGGGCGCCGAAACGCCTGGTGGTGGCATATGCTGGAGAACGGACCGTCCAGTCGTTTTGCCGCCTTTTTTGATGTGGATTGGAACAACGGTTCAAATCGTTGGCCCGGCAAGATCCTCTTGCCGGTTCTGGAAGATCACTACGGCCGTATCCTTGGAGACGGACAACTTCGGTTGTCATATGCAGATGAGCGGGTTACCCTTCATTATCACGACCATGTATTTCCTGTGACCCAAGCCAGCGTCGCCCAATTATTGTCCAAAGCGGGTGAATCCTGTGGATCGGATGATACAGTCATCGCTGCAGAGATTGAACGTCTGAATCGTGATCCGGATGCCCTGGATCTGCTGATCAATCAGCAGCATTACCGGCTTGCTTTCTGGCGGATGGCGAACACAGATCTTGGATACCGCAGATTTTTCGACATCAGGGATCTGGCAGGCATAAGGGTTGAGGATATGACGGTGTTCACCGCTGTCCATGAGCTGCCCCTGGCATGGGTGCACAAGGGATGGGTCCAGGGGCTGCGCATTGACCATCCGGACGGTCTGTGGGACCCGGCTCAGTATTTTTACAGATTGCAGAAAACCTTCCCCAATGCCTGGGTTGTTGTAGAAAAAATTCTTGAGCCCGGCGAAACGCTTCCATCAAACTGGTCTGTTGCCGGCACTACGGGATATGATTTTATGAACCTTGCCGGGGGGCTGTTGATCAATTCTGAAAACGCGGATGCGCTGACACAATGTTATGCAGAGTTTACAGGTATCCAGACAAATTTTTACACCCTGGTCCATGACTGCAAACGCCTGGTGCTCTCCCTGCTTTTGGGAAGTGAAATCAAACGGCTCACCACCCTGTTTGAACGTATCTGTGAAAGGCACCGGTGCCATAGGGATTATTCACAACAGCAATTGCGGGAGGCACTGTTTGAGACAGCGGTTCATTTTCCAGTGTACCGGTCTTATGTGTCTGCTGCCATGAATATGGTTTCCCAAAAGGACGAACACTATGTCGACAAAGCCATTGAAGGTGCCATAAGAGCGCGGACAGACCTGGACCCTGAACTTTTTTCATTTCTAAGAGATTTGCTGCTTCTGCAGACCCAAGGGGATTTGGAAGCAGAACTGGCCATGCGGTTCCAGCAACTTACCGGTCCGGCCATGGCCAAGGGTGTGGAAGATACAGCCTTTTACCGCTATCACCGCCTGATCTGCCTCAATGAGGTGGGAGGAGATCCCGGCCGATTCGGTGTGGATCTGCGGCTGTTTCATGGGTCTTGCGCCCGGGCACAGACAGAACATTCCCTGGGATTGCTGGCCTCCACCACCCATGATACCAAGCGCAGTGAGGATGTCCGGGCCCGGCTGGCACTGCTTTCCGAGATTCCGGAGCAATGGGCGGATGCGGTCTGCAGATGGGCTGGTCATAACAAGCGTCACCGCACAGGAAAGTTTCCTGATCGTAATACCGAGTATCTTTTATACCAGACCCTGGTCGGGGCCTGGCCCATTGATCTGAAAAGAATAAGTGCCTATATGCAGAAGGCGGTCAAAGAAGCCAAGGCACACACCTCCTGGACAACGCAAAACCAGCCATATGAGGTCGGCCTGGCTGATTTTATTGCAGCAGTAATGGCAGACAAAACCTTCTGCAACGATCTTGAAAGTTTTGTCGCAGATCTTATTTTGCCCGGAAGAATCAACAGCCTTGCCCAGACCCTCATCAAACTGACAGCCCCGGGGGTTCCCGACATCTACCAGGGAACTGAACTGTGGAATTTGAGCCTTGTGGACCCAGATAACCGCAGACCTGTGGATTTTGCCCTGCGCCGCCGCCTGCTCAAAGAATTGCCTCAAATTTTTTCTGAAGAAATTCTGGCCGGAATGGACATGGGGCTTCCCAAACTTTGGGTCATCCGGCAGGTCCTGCATCTGCGCCGCCGCCACCCCGAACTTTTTGGTCCCCAAGCCGCATACCACCCCTTGTACGCAACCGGTAAAAAAGCGGAGCATCTGGTGGCGTTTATCCGGGGAAAATCTGTTATTTCTCTAGCCCCGAGGCTTGTTGTGGGCCTGAATAATGACTGGGAGGACACCATCCTGGAATTGCCCCGGGGAAAATGGCATAACATTCTGACAGAAGATGCTACAGCAGGCGGTCCTGTAAGGCTTAAGGAACTGTTGCACCGTTTTCCTGTCGGGTTACTTATACAAAGGAAATAA
- a CDS encoding transposase, protein MNEITTLLTCMHPLLDANTYRHFLIISQALLTMTGRITMLSISRWTDKGGSYRTIQRFFSKDIPWDSLNWAIGKTFLKKSKIILIAGDATTVTKSGKKTFGLGRFFSSIYSRAVPGIAFQTLSLLDVEKRISWPMLIEQMLPKPKQKKRVVTKSKKQKRGRGRPKGSKNKNNRNVVLNAEMTQVQAMLQKLLKLIGDTLQPIYFVYDGAFGNNAAVHMTRQVGLHLISKLRNNSALYFKWNGVYSGKGRRPVYGDRVNYKNFPAAHLKSEETKKHICTRIYQMNVIHKKFADALNVVIIEKKNVKTDKIARVILFSTDLELDWKNIIDYYRLRFQIEFNFRDAKQHWGLEDFMVIKEQSVLNAANLSLWMVNVSQAMLVTSGEESILDLKAHYHGLRYAQEVFKILPENTKPINIVQLFEKIPVLGRIHGEKKAA, encoded by the coding sequence ATGAATGAAATTACCACGCTTTTAACTTGCATGCACCCCTTACTTGACGCAAACACTTACCGTCATTTTCTGATTATCAGTCAAGCCTTGCTGACGATGACAGGTCGGATTACCATGCTGAGCATCAGTCGTTGGACTGATAAAGGAGGAAGCTATCGTACTATACAGCGGTTTTTTTCAAAAGATATCCCTTGGGATTCACTCAACTGGGCGATAGGGAAAACATTTTTGAAAAAATCAAAAATTATTCTTATTGCTGGTGATGCCACAACTGTAACCAAGTCAGGTAAGAAAACTTTTGGTCTTGGCAGGTTTTTCTCTTCCATCTACTCTCGTGCAGTTCCTGGAATTGCCTTCCAAACCCTTTCATTGCTGGATGTCGAAAAACGAATTTCATGGCCAATGTTAATAGAACAGATGCTTCCAAAGCCAAAGCAGAAAAAGCGGGTAGTAACGAAAAGCAAAAAACAAAAGCGGGGCCGGGGAAGGCCCAAAGGTTCAAAAAACAAGAACAATCGCAATGTTGTACTCAATGCGGAAATGACGCAGGTACAGGCCATGCTGCAAAAACTTTTAAAGCTGATTGGGGATACACTTCAACCTATTTACTTTGTGTATGACGGTGCATTCGGAAACAATGCGGCTGTTCACATGACACGACAAGTTGGGTTGCACCTAATTTCCAAATTACGCAACAACTCTGCCTTGTATTTCAAGTGGAATGGAGTCTATTCCGGCAAGGGGAGGCGACCAGTTTATGGTGATAGAGTTAATTACAAAAACTTTCCCGCAGCCCATTTAAAATCAGAAGAGACCAAAAAACACATCTGCACCCGCATCTACCAAATGAATGTGATACACAAAAAATTTGCCGACGCTCTGAACGTAGTCATCATCGAGAAAAAAAACGTAAAAACGGATAAGATAGCCCGCGTTATCCTGTTTAGCACCGATCTTGAACTTGATTGGAAAAATATCATTGACTATTATCGTTTGAGATTCCAGATTGAATTTAACTTTCGTGATGCAAAACAACACTGGGGACTTGAGGATTTCATGGTCATAAAAGAACAATCAGTCCTCAATGCTGCCAACTTATCCCTATGGATGGTCAATGTTTCCCAGGCAATGCTGGTGACATCCGGCGAAGAAAGTATTCTTGACCTGAAAGCCCATTATCACGGGCTTCGTTATGCGCAGGAAGTATTTAAAATACTTCCTGAAAACACAAAACCGATTAATATTGTACAGCTATTTGAGAAGATTCCCGTGCTAGGACGGATTCATGGTGAGAAAAAGGCTGCTTAG
- the hflC gene encoding protease modulator HflC → MKFTLKAVTIAIAMATVILLYGGLYTLEEGLQAIVVQFGRPVGEPITEAGLHMKLPFVQEVRRFEKRLLIWDGDPNQVPTKGREFIWVDTTARWRIADAKKFLENVASEEGAQSRLNDILDSVVRDQVSSSELVELVRSASWEVPEGEALKEIPKEREAELKREIARGREEITRTILTEAQKIIPQYGIELVDMRIKRLDYVESVREKVYERMISERKRIAAQFRSEGEGRSAEILGTMEKELRRIRSTAYRQVQEVQGKADAEATQIYGQAYNKNPEFYAFLQTLESYKKKTNKNSVLILTTDSDFYQYIKQASPGEKSRGFPSK, encoded by the coding sequence ATGAAATTTACCTTGAAAGCAGTAACCATCGCAATAGCGATGGCGACCGTTATCCTACTCTATGGCGGTCTATATACATTGGAGGAGGGTCTACAGGCCATTGTCGTGCAGTTTGGCCGGCCTGTTGGGGAACCGATAACCGAGGCGGGGCTGCACATGAAACTGCCCTTTGTGCAGGAGGTCCGGCGATTCGAAAAGCGTCTGCTGATCTGGGACGGAGACCCGAACCAGGTTCCCACCAAGGGGCGCGAGTTCATCTGGGTGGATACCACAGCTCGATGGCGGATTGCCGACGCGAAAAAATTCCTGGAGAATGTAGCCAGCGAAGAGGGGGCCCAGTCGCGTTTGAATGATATTCTTGATTCAGTTGTACGCGACCAGGTGTCAAGCAGCGAACTCGTTGAACTCGTGCGCAGCGCATCGTGGGAAGTGCCCGAGGGCGAGGCCCTGAAGGAGATACCAAAGGAGCGCGAAGCCGAACTTAAAAGGGAAATTGCCCGGGGCAGGGAGGAGATCACCCGAACAATACTGACGGAAGCACAGAAGATCATCCCGCAATACGGTATTGAACTTGTGGATATGCGCATCAAGCGCCTCGACTACGTTGAAAGCGTCCGTGAAAAGGTCTATGAGCGCATGATTTCCGAGCGCAAGCGCATTGCCGCGCAGTTCCGTTCCGAAGGCGAGGGCCGCAGCGCCGAGATCCTCGGCACAATGGAAAAAGAGCTGCGCCGGATTCGTTCAACGGCCTACCGCCAGGTGCAGGAGGTCCAAGGCAAAGCCGACGCTGAAGCGACGCAAATCTACGGTCAAGCGTACAATAAAAATCCGGAATTCTACGCCTTTTTGCAAACCCTTGAAAGCTACAAAAAGAAAACGAATAAAAATTCTGTATTGATCCTCACCACGGACAGCGATTTCTATCAATATATCAAACAGGCGAGCCCAGGGGAAAAAAGCCGGGGGTTTCCATCTAAATAG
- a CDS encoding transposase, translating into MLKYIYQTLRFFRNAFSRNITWLIFCMVVLGFIGASEMIGVTSFCRFWGLNTTGYHAFIHFFRASTWSLDKVTEYWNRFVLSQNETVKSNGRVVLQGDHTYVPKDGRQMPCVATLHQHSETQSKPSYFRGHCWGAIGILIGSMASPFCTPLSLKIHQGLIHVDDGDSSEESRETLGTRIVQMALNFAMKHDVRSILTLDAFFPLWRCLQTGRFGALCSASIAIDYADYKS; encoded by the coding sequence ATGCTCAAGTATATTTACCAGACTCTGCGGTTTTTCCGCAATGCTTTTTCAAGAAACATTACCTGGCTCATCTTTTGTATGGTAGTTCTTGGGTTTATCGGAGCTTCAGAAATGATTGGTGTTACATCGTTTTGCCGATTTTGGGGCCTGAACACGACTGGCTACCATGCGTTTATCCATTTCTTTCGGGCATCAACATGGTCTCTTGATAAGGTTACTGAATACTGGAATAGGTTTGTCCTTTCCCAAAATGAAACGGTGAAATCAAATGGTCGTGTGGTTTTGCAAGGAGACCATACCTATGTCCCTAAGGATGGGCGTCAAATGCCTTGTGTGGCTACCTTGCATCAACATTCAGAAACCCAAAGCAAGCCATCCTATTTCCGCGGTCATTGCTGGGGGGCCATAGGAATACTGATTGGATCTATGGCCTCTCCTTTTTGTACCCCCTTATCTCTTAAAATCCATCAGGGGCTTATCCACGTAGACGATGGTGATAGCTCTGAGGAAAGCAGAGAGACTCTGGGAACCAGGATTGTTCAGATGGCGCTAAATTTTGCGATGAAGCATGACGTCCGAAGCATCCTTACTCTGGATGCTTTTTTCCCCCTGTGGAGATGTCTTCAAACTGGCCGGTTCGGTGCTCTCTGTTCAGCATCAATCGCCATTGATTACGCTGATTATAAGAGCTAA
- the glgX gene encoding glycogen debranching protein GlgX, which translates to MKKWPGQPYPLGAVFDGFGTNFSLFSEIAERVELCLFDGQGVETRINLSEVTGYCWHAYLPFVEPGQRYGFRVHGPWDPSQGLCCNPAKLLLDPYAKAIDGQVQWDEAVFPYLFNDGPGIRSEIDSAPFMPKCVVHQPHFDWNGDLSLRTPWHETVIYETHVKGFTARHPEVPPEILGTYAGLAHPAIIEYLKSLGVTAVELMPVHFFIDDKHLVDQGFKNYWGYNSIGYFAPHIKYAADNRPGGVVAEFKQMVKTLHQAGLEVILDVVYNHTAEGSHLGPMLSFKGIDNSYYYRLTDDLQYYMDYTGTGNTLNMRNPHVLQLVMDSLRYWVLEMHVDGFRFDLASALARELHDVNRLSAFFDIIQQDPVISQVKLIAEPWDVGEGGYQVGNFPPVWTEWNGKYRDCIRDFWRGQDRTMGEFAARFTGSSDLYENTSRLPYASINFITAHDGFTLHDLVSYNEKHNMANGEENLDGENSNRSWNCGEEGETDQPKILELRNLQKRNFLATLLLSQGVPMLSGGDEIGRSQQGNNNAYCQDNELSWYNWENKNDALLDFCKKLIQYRRDHPVFRRRGWFHGRSIHGSEVDDIRWFTMAGEQMDEEDWGLGFTKSLGVFLNGATIPNPNPRGEPVIDDNFYLIFNALHKPLQFVLPGPDYGVYWVKDLDTQTGWLEEQKLLKAGDTIRVAARSLVVLRHET; encoded by the coding sequence ATGAAAAAATGGCCTGGACAACCCTATCCGTTAGGTGCTGTATTTGATGGCTTCGGAACCAACTTTTCCTTGTTTTCCGAGATTGCCGAGCGCGTAGAACTCTGCCTCTTTGACGGGCAAGGCGTTGAGACGCGTATTAACCTGTCTGAAGTTACGGGCTATTGCTGGCACGCATACCTGCCCTTTGTGGAGCCGGGTCAGCGATATGGGTTCCGTGTTCATGGCCCCTGGGACCCTTCCCAGGGACTTTGCTGCAATCCTGCCAAGCTGCTGCTGGACCCTTATGCCAAAGCCATAGATGGACAGGTGCAATGGGATGAGGCTGTATTCCCGTATCTCTTTAATGACGGTCCCGGCATCCGCAGCGAAATTGACAGCGCTCCTTTCATGCCCAAATGCGTGGTTCACCAGCCCCATTTTGACTGGAACGGAGATCTTAGCCTGCGGACCCCCTGGCATGAAACCGTGATTTATGAAACCCATGTAAAAGGGTTCACCGCCCGCCATCCAGAAGTTCCCCCTGAAATCTTGGGCACCTATGCAGGTCTTGCACATCCTGCGATTATTGAATACCTCAAGTCCCTCGGTGTCACAGCCGTTGAACTGATGCCGGTTCATTTTTTTATCGATGACAAGCACTTGGTTGATCAGGGATTTAAAAACTATTGGGGCTACAATTCCATCGGGTATTTTGCACCCCACATCAAATATGCGGCAGACAACCGTCCCGGCGGTGTTGTGGCAGAATTCAAACAGATGGTGAAAACGCTTCACCAGGCCGGTCTGGAAGTTATTCTGGATGTGGTTTACAACCACACGGCAGAGGGAAGTCACCTGGGACCCATGCTCAGTTTCAAGGGAATTGACAACTCCTATTATTATCGTCTTACCGATGATCTGCAGTACTACATGGATTACACCGGTACCGGTAATACTCTGAATATGCGCAATCCCCATGTTTTACAGCTTGTCATGGATTCTTTGCGGTACTGGGTTTTGGAAATGCACGTGGACGGGTTCCGATTTGATCTGGCATCTGCCCTGGCCAGGGAGCTGCATGATGTGAACCGACTGTCCGCTTTTTTTGACATTATCCAGCAGGATCCTGTTATCAGCCAGGTCAAGCTTATTGCCGAACCCTGGGATGTGGGTGAGGGCGGCTACCAGGTCGGCAACTTTCCGCCGGTGTGGACCGAATGGAACGGCAAATACCGGGACTGCATCCGTGATTTCTGGCGGGGGCAGGATCGGACCATGGGCGAGTTTGCCGCCCGGTTTACCGGCAGTTCCGATCTATACGAAAACACCTCGCGCCTGCCCTATGCCAGCATCAATTTTATCACGGCCCATGATGGATTCACCCTGCATGATCTGGTTTCCTATAATGAAAAGCATAACATGGCCAACGGCGAGGAAAACCTTGATGGAGAAAATTCCAACCGTTCCTGGAACTGCGGTGAAGAGGGTGAAACCGACCAGCCTAAGATACTTGAGCTGCGAAATCTACAAAAACGAAATTTTCTTGCAACCTTGCTTCTTTCCCAGGGCGTGCCCATGCTTTCGGGCGGAGATGAAATCGGACGCTCCCAGCAGGGGAACAACAATGCCTACTGCCAGGACAATGAACTTTCCTGGTACAACTGGGAAAATAAAAATGACGCACTGTTGGATTTTTGTAAAAAACTTATCCAGTATCGAAGAGACCACCCTGTTTTCCGGCGCCGGGGGTGGTTCCATGGCCGGTCGATTCATGGCAGCGAGGTTGACGACATCCGGTGGTTCACCATGGCAGGGGAGCAGATGGATGAAGAGGACTGGGGGCTGGGGTTCACAAAATCCCTGGGCGTTTTTTTGAATGGCGCCACCATTCCCAATCCCAACCCCCGCGGTGAACCGGTAATTGATGACAATTTTTACCTGATTTTTAATGCCCTTCATAAACCGTTGCAATTTGTTCTTCCCGGCCCTGATTATGGGGTGTACTGGGTAAAAGATCTGGATACCCAGACCGGGTGGTTGGAAGAACAAAAATTACTGAAAGCCGGGGACACAATCAGAGTTGCGGCCCGTTCCCTGGTGGTGCTGCGCCATGAAACCTGA